A genome region from Methanobacterium subterraneum includes the following:
- a CDS encoding MFS transporter: MVNQGQNRILILLFVGVFMGSLDIGIVGPALPSIQSYFTVNERLLSWVFTIYILFFMLGTPLMAKLSDIYGRKAIYILDILLFTIGSVVTITSFSFEMLLLGRAIQGLGAGGIFPVANAFIGDIFPPDKRGGALGILSSVWGWSSVLGPILGGLLLHYGWQWLFIINLPITMAVIVGSLYILPCSERNHKITFDWQGLMVLGFLVTSLAYGINQINTNNITSSLLSWDVLPYLILSVIMVPILWNVEKKAQNPLIQVDLLKSREVKLVNSIMVGTGLVQASTVFIPAFVIVALAFSSRQASLMLVPLVLTMALGAPLIGRLLDKFGSRNIMLIGSLAMAVGLFTVALFSEKFYIVIAASILIGVGMSTTIGSPPRYIMLVESPPQDRASGQALLNIITSVGQLVGGALVGAFIGSYAGELLGYQYAYLFIGLVALIMTILAIGLKSKEEQIKTSY, encoded by the coding sequence ATGGTAAATCAGGGCCAGAATCGCATACTCATTCTTCTCTTTGTGGGAGTGTTCATGGGGTCCCTTGATATCGGTATTGTAGGTCCGGCACTACCCAGCATCCAATCATACTTCACAGTGAACGAACGACTACTCTCATGGGTTTTCACAATCTACATCTTATTTTTCATGTTAGGTACACCATTAATGGCTAAATTATCAGACATATATGGTAGGAAAGCAATTTACATCCTGGATATCCTCCTTTTCACCATTGGTTCAGTGGTGACCATAACCTCCTTCTCATTTGAAATGCTCCTTCTAGGAAGAGCAATACAGGGTTTAGGTGCTGGCGGGATTTTTCCAGTGGCCAATGCCTTTATTGGGGACATATTCCCACCGGATAAAAGGGGAGGTGCCCTAGGAATCCTCAGTTCAGTATGGGGGTGGTCCAGTGTCCTGGGACCAATACTAGGTGGTTTATTACTCCATTATGGCTGGCAATGGTTATTTATTATTAACCTGCCCATAACCATGGCAGTCATTGTGGGAAGTCTTTATATTCTCCCTTGCAGTGAGAGGAACCATAAAATTACCTTTGACTGGCAGGGGTTAATGGTATTGGGTTTTCTGGTAACTTCCCTGGCCTATGGGATCAACCAGATAAACACCAATAACATCACCAGCAGCCTCCTTTCATGGGATGTACTACCCTACCTAATTCTAAGTGTGATAATGGTGCCAATTCTATGGAATGTTGAAAAAAAAGCTCAAAACCCTCTCATACAGGTTGATCTTTTGAAAAGTCGAGAGGTTAAACTGGTAAATAGTATAATGGTGGGCACTGGCCTGGTGCAGGCCTCCACAGTATTCATCCCGGCCTTTGTAATTGTGGCCCTGGCATTTTCCTCACGTCAGGCCAGTCTAATGCTAGTCCCCCTGGTTCTTACCATGGCCCTGGGCGCTCCCCTAATTGGAAGACTCCTGGATAAATTTGGTTCCAGGAACATAATGCTCATCGGATCCCTGGCAATGGCAGTGGGACTCTTTACCGTCGCCCTGTTTTCAGAAAAATTTTACATAGTAATTGCGGCCAGCATACTAATTGGAGTGGGCATGAGCACCACCATTGGCTCCCCTCCCCGTTATATTATGCTGGTGGAAAGCCCACCTCAGGATAGAGCATCAGGTCAAGCTCTCCTGAATATCATCACCAGTGTGGGGCAACTGGTAGGTGGGGCACTGGTGGGAGCATTCATCGGCTCCTATGCCGGAGAACTTTTAGGATACCAGTATGCTTACTTGTTCATAGGTCTGGTTGCGTTGATTATGACTATACTGGCCATTGGACTTAAAAGCAAGGAAGAACAGATTAAAACGAGCTATTAA
- a CDS encoding DUF998 domain-containing protein, which yields MKVQNGSIFRPENDFYRTAGILLLIAALQFFMAINLAETQFPGYSSTTDTLSHLGGAIPPIEPSATIFNVSVILLGVLSLASVYLILKSGGCRLFSSCLAISAVGAVGVGLFPSYTGSFHMFFAILTFIFGSLTVLFSYRLGLNIPMVIVSIFTGFTSLTIIISALLWGLNNPIIIYLGLGGAERFVVYPILFYLLAMGGYLTSRGEDWVRIRFTRGYF from the coding sequence ATGAAAGTTCAGAATGGGAGTATTTTCCGTCCAGAGAATGATTTTTACCGCACTGCAGGTATATTACTTTTAATTGCTGCTCTACAGTTTTTCATGGCCATCAACCTTGCAGAAACACAGTTTCCAGGGTACAGCTCAACCACTGACACCCTCAGCCACCTTGGAGGTGCCATTCCACCCATTGAGCCTTCAGCCACCATATTCAATGTTAGTGTGATATTATTAGGAGTTTTAAGTCTTGCCAGTGTTTATTTAATTCTGAAGAGTGGAGGTTGCCGGCTTTTCTCTTCCTGCCTGGCCATTTCCGCTGTTGGTGCAGTGGGAGTGGGATTGTTTCCCAGTTACACCGGTAGTTTTCACATGTTTTTTGCCATTTTAACCTTCATTTTTGGTAGTTTAACAGTTCTATTCTCCTATCGCCTGGGGTTGAACATTCCCATGGTAATTGTGTCCATATTCACTGGTTTCACTTCTTTAACTATTATCATCTCAGCACTGTTATGGGGGCTGAATAATCCAATCATAATCTATCTGGGTTTGGGAGGTGCAGAAAGATTCGTAGTATACCCTATTCTATTTTATCTCCTTGCAATGGGAGGTTATCTCACCAGCAGGGGAGAGGACTGGGTTAGGATAAGATTTACCAGGGGATATTTCTAG
- a CDS encoding M48 family metallopeptidase, with the protein MDPIYKNIAANKRWTYFFFLLYAVLIGVIGYLIGLYIGSPIMGLLMAVVLFAIIMLVTYYGGQNIVTTMAGAREVSKPEEPYLHNTVEALSIAAGLPMPKLYIIDTEVPNAFAAGRNPENASITVTRGLLERLDRLELEGVIAHEMAHIRNYDVLLATVAVVLVGTIVFLGYMARYSSYGSLFRGRDRGGGQGQLIFLVVFLVLVILAPIFAQLLKFAISRQREYLADATGANYTGYPEGLASALEKISDQQKSKSKLRNDALNGLYIINPALGAKSSNRGSTLFSTHPPTDERVKRLREM; encoded by the coding sequence ATGGATCCCATATACAAGAACATAGCCGCTAATAAAAGATGGACCTATTTTTTCTTTTTGCTCTACGCAGTTCTAATAGGGGTCATTGGATATTTAATTGGGTTATACATTGGGTCGCCCATAATGGGTTTGTTAATGGCAGTTGTACTGTTTGCCATTATCATGCTGGTCACCTATTACGGAGGCCAGAATATTGTAACCACCATGGCCGGGGCACGGGAGGTATCTAAACCGGAAGAACCATATCTTCATAATACTGTAGAAGCCTTGAGTATTGCTGCAGGATTGCCAATGCCCAAGCTATACATAATTGATACCGAGGTTCCTAATGCTTTTGCCGCAGGTCGTAATCCTGAAAATGCCAGTATCACTGTTACCCGGGGTTTACTGGAAAGGTTAGACCGTCTGGAACTTGAAGGAGTAATAGCACATGAAATGGCCCATATAAGAAATTATGATGTTCTACTGGCCACGGTAGCAGTTGTTCTGGTAGGAACCATCGTATTTTTAGGATACATGGCTCGGTATTCTTCATATGGAAGTTTATTCCGGGGTCGAGACAGGGGAGGGGGACAGGGTCAGTTAATATTTTTAGTTGTCTTTCTAGTTCTGGTAATCCTCGCCCCAATATTCGCACAATTACTCAAATTCGCCATTTCCAGACAACGCGAGTACCTTGCAGATGCTACTGGGGCCAATTACACCGGATACCCTGAGGGATTAGCCAGTGCCCTGGAAAAAATCAGCGACCAGCAGAAAAGTAAAAGTAAACTCCGAAACGATGCACTTAACGGCCTATATATTATAAACCCGGCTTTAGGGGCTAAAAGCAGTAATAGGGGTAGCACCCTTTTCTCCACACATCCTCCCACAGATGAACGAGTTAAAAGGCTACGTGAAATGTAG
- a CDS encoding MFS transporter, translating into MAVFLLPVLVKVELEELDPVIQIDLYRSFEVKLATSIAIGTGYCQTAIVFMPSLAVVALSLTTSLASLMVIPLVLALGVSAPIIGRLLDKFGTKIVMLFGIFILAVGLLCLSLSATSFYLFIVSGVVVGLGLGAVLGSPLRYILLGESPPDKRAAGQAIINFNASAGQLVGGALIGAVIGSQGGKLTGYQSAYILIAFIAIVMMLLTLGLKNRAEQLETMKTIQTKSST; encoded by the coding sequence ATGGCCGTGTTTTTATTACCTGTATTGGTTAAGGTAGAGCTGGAAGAACTGGATCCGGTTATCCAGATTGACTTATACCGGAGTTTTGAGGTTAAACTAGCCACCAGCATTGCCATTGGAACTGGTTATTGCCAAACTGCTATTGTGTTCATGCCTTCTCTGGCAGTGGTTGCCCTATCTCTGACCACTTCTCTGGCTAGTTTAATGGTCATCCCCCTGGTTCTGGCCCTGGGAGTGAGTGCCCCTATTATTGGAAGATTGCTGGATAAGTTCGGTACCAAAATAGTCATGCTTTTTGGTATTTTTATCCTGGCAGTGGGTCTTTTATGCTTAAGTTTATCGGCCACCAGTTTTTATCTGTTCATAGTATCGGGAGTGGTGGTCGGTCTTGGTCTGGGAGCTGTGCTGGGCTCACCTCTTCGTTATATCCTGCTGGGTGAGAGTCCACCTGATAAACGTGCCGCAGGACAGGCTATAATAAACTTCAATGCCAGTGCTGGGCAGCTGGTGGGAGGTGCACTTATTGGTGCAGTGATAGGTTCACAGGGAGGTAAACTGACTGGTTACCAATCAGCTTATATTTTAATTGCCTTTATTGCCATTGTTATGATGCTATTAACATTAGGGTTGAAGAATCGTGCTGAGCAGTTAGAAACCATGAAAACAATTCAAACTAAAAGTTCAACCTGA
- a CDS encoding LemA family protein: MNYVYIILGILILIVIYIVYSYNRLINMRNTVDTSYSNIDTLLQKRFDLVPNLVSTVKGYMDHERELLEEVTRARSNWMNASTVQENAGADDMASKALKSIFAVAENYPDLKANENFLMLQEELVGIENKIAYARQRYNRTVLDLNNSVQQFPTNVIAQAFQFQTREFFEVESDKVREVPQVDF, encoded by the coding sequence ATGAATTATGTATACATAATCTTGGGAATTTTAATATTAATAGTAATCTACATTGTTTATAGTTACAACCGACTTATTAATATGCGAAATACAGTGGACACATCCTATTCCAACATTGACACCCTCCTGCAAAAGCGGTTTGACCTGGTTCCCAACCTGGTAAGCACAGTCAAAGGGTATATGGACCATGAACGTGAACTTCTGGAAGAGGTTACACGGGCCAGAAGTAATTGGATGAATGCTTCCACAGTCCAGGAAAATGCTGGAGCAGATGATATGGCTTCAAAAGCCCTTAAATCCATCTTTGCCGTTGCAGAAAATTATCCTGACCTTAAAGCCAATGAAAATTTCCTAATGCTTCAGGAAGAACTGGTGGGTATAGAAAATAAGATAGCCTACGCCAGACAACGCTACAATAGAACCGTTCTGGATTTGAATAACAGCGTACAACAGTTCCCCACTAATGTCATAGCCCAGGCATTCCAATTCCAAACCAGGGAATTTTTTGAAGTTGAATCAGATAAAGTACGGGAAGTACCCCAAGTTGATTTTTAA